A region of Gemmatimonadota bacterium DNA encodes the following proteins:
- a CDS encoding 2-isopropylmalate synthase: MDERELIHDWNQSEPTFDWSTARVELDDETLRDGLQNPSVVDPSIEDKIRLLHMMDQLGIDTADIGLPGAGPRAVEAVTALAQEIVDSGLSIQANAAARTVVADVRPIVDISQRVGMPIEVSTFIGSSPIRQYAEDWTIDQMVATSEAAVTFAVNEGLPVLMVTEDTTRASPEVLKALYGGAIEWGAKRICLSDTVGHATPDGVRALVRFVIEEIIQPSGEDIGVDWHGHRDRGFGLANTLAAIEAGVTRVHGTALGIGERCGNTEMDLILVNLQLLGVRDADLTGLPAYCELAAEACQVPLVHSYPVVGSDAFRTATGVHAAAIVKAEAKGDAWLADRIYSGIPAAMVGRKQVIEVGPMSGLSNVRYWLREHGYDPDDEALCMRIFNAAKQTDHTLTDGEVRAICRAG, translated from the coding sequence ATGGACGAACGGGAACTGATTCACGACTGGAATCAATCGGAGCCGACCTTCGACTGGTCGACCGCGAGAGTCGAGCTGGACGACGAGACGCTGCGGGACGGCCTTCAGAACCCGTCGGTCGTCGATCCGTCCATCGAGGACAAGATCCGGCTCCTTCACATGATGGATCAGCTCGGCATCGACACAGCGGACATCGGTCTGCCGGGCGCCGGGCCGAGAGCGGTAGAGGCGGTTACCGCGCTCGCGCAGGAGATCGTCGATTCTGGACTGTCGATTCAAGCAAACGCGGCGGCGCGGACAGTCGTCGCCGATGTGCGTCCCATCGTCGACATCAGTCAGCGGGTGGGCATGCCCATCGAAGTGAGCACCTTCATCGGGTCCTCCCCCATTCGGCAATACGCCGAGGATTGGACGATCGACCAGATGGTCGCGACCTCAGAGGCCGCCGTCACCTTCGCGGTGAACGAGGGCCTGCCGGTTCTGATGGTCACCGAGGATACGACGCGGGCCAGCCCGGAGGTCTTGAAGGCCCTCTACGGAGGAGCGATCGAGTGGGGAGCCAAGCGTATCTGTCTCTCGGACACCGTTGGACACGCGACTCCGGACGGCGTGAGAGCGCTGGTGCGCTTCGTGATCGAGGAGATCATCCAGCCCTCCGGCGAGGACATCGGCGTCGACTGGCACGGGCATCGCGATCGAGGCTTCGGGCTGGCAAACACCTTGGCGGCGATCGAGGCGGGTGTGACGCGCGTGCACGGCACCGCGTTGGGCATCGGCGAGCGGTGCGGCAATACGGAGATGGACCTGATACTCGTCAACCTGCAGCTACTCGGGGTGCGCGACGCGGATCTGACGGGCTTGCCCGCCTATTGCGAGTTGGCTGCCGAAGCCTGCCAGGTCCCGCTCGTGCATTCGTACCCGGTCGTCGGTAGTGACGCGTTCCGGACTGCTACCGGCGTGCACGCCGCCGCGATCGTGAAGGCCGAAGCCAAGGGCGATGCTTGGCTGGCGGACCGCATCTACTCGGGGATCCCCGCCGCCATGGTCGGCCGCAAGCAGGTCATCGAGGTCGGTCCCATGTCGGGACTCTCCAATGTGAGGTACTGGCTCCGAGAGCACGGCTACGACCCGGACGACGAGGCCTTGTGCATGCGGATCTTCAACGCCGCCAAGCAGACCGATCACACACTGACGGACGGAGAGGTACGGGCCATCTGCCGCGCGGGCTGA
- a CDS encoding M20/M25/M40 family metallo-hydrolase, translated as MQQTLERLLEDPGAQVAAAHARSADERTLDDQAELSRIPAPPFAEEERARRMAELMAEAGLERVRADETGNVLADLPGSRGGAPLVISAHLDTVFPAEVDVTVSREGQLLRGPGISDDARGLAVLLAVARCLREGGIRCTTPVLFAATVGEEGLGDLRGVKHLFHEGEGRRAAGFISVDGAGLERLVVRALPSRRFRITGHGPGGHSWIDWGLVNPIHALGEAVSRLTELDLPVEPTTTLTIARWGGGKSINAIPQDAWIEVDTRSESDDQLADLERRIRDAIRSVCAAADGTGGPLDMTVDALGHRPGGQTPSEAPLLRAAVAATRHLGAEPLLTASSTDANIPMSLGIPAITVGGGGEAGQAHTTEEWYRNVRGVEGVQRALYTVLLAAGAEG; from the coding sequence ATGCAGCAGACGCTCGAACGGCTGTTGGAGGACCCCGGCGCTCAGGTCGCAGCCGCCCATGCGCGCTCGGCTGATGAGCGGACGCTCGACGATCAGGCCGAGCTCTCCCGAATTCCCGCTCCACCCTTCGCGGAGGAGGAGCGAGCTCGGCGGATGGCCGAGCTGATGGCGGAGGCGGGCCTCGAGCGAGTACGTGCCGATGAGACCGGAAACGTGCTCGCGGACCTGCCGGGAAGTCGAGGCGGCGCGCCGCTGGTGATCTCGGCTCACCTCGACACGGTCTTCCCGGCTGAGGTGGACGTGACCGTCTCACGAGAGGGTCAGTTGCTGCGCGGACCTGGGATCTCGGACGATGCCCGTGGTCTCGCGGTGCTGCTCGCCGTGGCTCGCTGTCTCAGAGAGGGAGGGATCCGGTGCACGACCCCGGTGCTCTTCGCCGCCACCGTCGGGGAGGAGGGTCTAGGAGACCTACGCGGGGTCAAGCACCTCTTTCACGAAGGCGAAGGCCGCCGGGCGGCTGGTTTCATTTCGGTGGACGGAGCCGGACTGGAGCGCCTCGTCGTGAGAGCGCTCCCCTCTCGCCGCTTTCGAATCACGGGACACGGCCCCGGTGGCCACTCGTGGATCGACTGGGGTCTGGTCAACCCGATCCACGCACTGGGAGAAGCGGTCTCCCGGCTCACCGAGCTCGACCTGCCGGTAGAACCGACAACGACGCTTACCATCGCCCGCTGGGGCGGCGGCAAGAGCATCAACGCGATCCCGCAGGACGCATGGATCGAAGTCGATACGCGATCCGAGTCGGACGATCAGCTAGCGGATCTGGAACGGAGGATTCGTGACGCGATTCGCTCGGTCTGCGCCGCCGCGGACGGCACCGGCGGGCCACTCGACATGACGGTCGATGCGCTAGGGCACCGTCCCGGCGGGCAGACGCCCTCCGAGGCCCCCCTCCTGCGCGCCGCCGTCGCGGCAACCCGTCACCTGGGAGCCGAGCCGTTGCTCACGGCGTCCTCCACGGACGCCAACATACCGATGTCGCTCGGAATTCCGGCTATCACGGTCGGTGGGGGTGGGGAGGCGGGGCAGGCCCACACCACGGAAGAGTGGTACCGAAACGTCCGGGGTGTGGAGGGAGTGCAGCGGGCTTTGTATACCGTGCTGCTCGCCGCCGGCGCTGAGGGGTAA
- a CDS encoding TRAP transporter small permease subunit, with protein MRFLKRPAAVIQRINDEIGKPLAALIDGLTDKIGAAIRWLVLVMVLVGAGTAILRYSARGLKLSLNLTPAGEAQWYLFSLIFLLGAAYGLNHDVHVRVDVLYERLSKKGRALIDLVGTIVFLIPFSLVMLYLSWPAVSNSFSIREMSPDPGGLPRWPIKIVILLSFVLLTLQGMSQIVKQIDILGGEEDGSGTPEGTPGPPPEASA; from the coding sequence ATGCGATTCCTGAAACGGCCGGCCGCGGTCATCCAACGCATCAACGACGAGATCGGCAAGCCGCTGGCCGCGTTGATCGACGGCCTCACCGACAAGATTGGGGCGGCCATCCGATGGCTCGTCCTGGTGATGGTGCTCGTAGGGGCCGGAACGGCGATCCTGCGCTATTCGGCTCGTGGGCTGAAGCTGTCGCTCAACCTGACGCCGGCTGGAGAAGCCCAGTGGTACCTCTTCAGCCTGATCTTCCTGCTCGGCGCCGCGTACGGCCTCAACCATGATGTTCACGTTCGCGTCGACGTGCTTTACGAGCGGCTCAGCAAGAAAGGGCGCGCGCTGATCGACCTCGTCGGGACCATCGTTTTCCTGATCCCGTTTTCGCTCGTCATGCTGTACCTGTCGTGGCCGGCGGTCTCGAATTCGTTCTCGATCCGAGAGATGTCGCCGGATCCGGGCGGGCTGCCCAGGTGGCCGATCAAGATCGTCATCCTGCTCTCGTTCGTGCTTCTGACGCTTCAGGGCATGAGCCAGATCGTGAAGCAGATCGACATCTTGGGGGGCGAAGAAGACGGATCCGGAACGCCTGAGGGGACGCCAGGCCCGCCACCGGAGGCGTCCGCATGA
- a CDS encoding TRAP transporter large permease subunit, protein MNGWAPGMFLLVLLMIFSGYPVAFALGGTALIVAGTASLFGHFDLVLLYALPERTFGTMSNQVLLAVPFFIFMGTVLEKSKLAEQLLETIAVLFGRFRGGLAIGVIFVGALMAAATGVVGASVTAMGLISLPVMLRNGYDEKLSLGVVAASGTLGQIIPPSIVLIVLGDQMGVSVGDLFRAALIPGLLLTGGYALYVAVLATVNKEVAPALPPEKRSTGVELAKRVVLSLMPPLALIVVVLGSIFAGVATPTEAGALGAVGAMVLAALHGQLGLDALKAAVEETSRLTIMVVFLLIGSTAFALVLRGLDGDLWIESVLTGIPGGALGFLIVVNVVVFLLGFFIDFFEIAFIIVPLIVPPAVALGVDLTWLGIVLAVNLQTSFLTPPFGFSLFYLRGVTPAGIPTTSIYRGVIPFIAIQVVVLVGLIWVAVPR, encoded by the coding sequence ATGAACGGGTGGGCCCCCGGCATGTTCCTGCTGGTTCTGCTGATGATCTTCAGCGGCTATCCGGTCGCGTTCGCGCTGGGCGGGACCGCGTTGATCGTAGCGGGTACGGCGTCGCTGTTCGGACACTTCGACCTCGTCCTGCTCTATGCCCTGCCGGAGCGCACGTTCGGCACGATGTCGAATCAGGTTCTGCTCGCCGTACCGTTCTTCATCTTCATGGGCACGGTGCTCGAGAAGAGCAAACTCGCCGAGCAGCTGCTGGAGACGATCGCCGTCTTGTTCGGGAGATTCCGCGGTGGGCTCGCGATCGGCGTGATCTTCGTCGGCGCGCTGATGGCGGCGGCGACCGGCGTGGTCGGCGCGAGCGTGACAGCGATGGGGCTGATCTCGCTGCCGGTCATGCTGCGCAACGGCTACGATGAGAAGCTGAGTCTCGGGGTGGTCGCGGCGTCGGGGACGCTGGGCCAGATCATTCCGCCTTCGATCGTGCTGATCGTGCTCGGTGATCAGATGGGGGTGAGCGTGGGAGACCTGTTCCGGGCGGCGCTCATACCGGGGCTGCTCCTGACGGGGGGCTACGCGCTCTACGTCGCGGTCCTGGCAACCGTGAACAAGGAGGTTGCGCCCGCGTTGCCCCCGGAGAAGCGCTCGACCGGGGTCGAGCTCGCCAAGCGCGTCGTGCTCTCGCTGATGCCACCGCTCGCTCTGATCGTCGTCGTGCTCGGCAGCATCTTCGCGGGTGTCGCGACGCCGACCGAGGCGGGCGCTCTGGGCGCCGTCGGCGCGATGGTGCTCGCGGCGCTCCACGGGCAGCTCGGATTGGACGCGCTCAAGGCGGCGGTGGAGGAAACGAGTAGGCTGACCATCATGGTGGTATTCTTACTCATCGGGTCGACCGCGTTTGCGCTCGTGTTGCGCGGGCTCGATGGCGATCTCTGGATCGAGAGCGTGCTCACGGGCATTCCAGGCGGTGCGCTCGGCTTCCTCATCGTCGTGAACGTGGTCGTTTTCCTGCTCGGCTTCTTCATCGACTTCTTCGAGATCGCTTTCATCATCGTGCCGCTGATCGTGCCGCCTGCCGTCGCTTTGGGCGTCGACCTCACTTGGCTCGGCATCGTGCTCGCGGTGAACCTGCAGACCTCTTTTCTGACGCCACCGTTCGGATTCAGCCTCTTCTATCTACGTGGAGTGACGCCCGCGGGTATCCCGACGACGTCGATCTACCGCGGTGTGATCCCCTTCATCGCGATCCAGGTCGTGGTGCTGGTTGGGCTGATCTGGGTGGCGGTTCCTAGGTAA
- the fabG gene encoding 3-oxoacyl-ACP reductase FabG has product MADHPLSETTSDAVEALLDEVTTETQATAFFETMNLRGQVAIVTGGSSGIGRAVALEMARCGVHIGFCFLDESAQSRVDAQEVARELRQMEVRVFFRSCDVREARDVGSFVAEAHEELGGLHILVNNAGIGRDRALWHMEDHEWEAVLRTNLDGAFYFTRAVSPFMRSQEYGKIVNVTSVHGIRSAFGISNYASSKAGLIGLTQSAAVELGPKNINVNAVAPGYIRTTRLTQGVPSEILDQARERSPLGRLGDPQDVAGVVLFLCSESARHITGVTIPVDGGYLL; this is encoded by the coding sequence ATGGCAGACCACCCACTCTCCGAGACCACCAGCGACGCTGTCGAGGCGCTGCTCGACGAAGTCACCACCGAGACCCAAGCGACTGCGTTCTTCGAGACGATGAACCTCCGTGGACAGGTCGCGATCGTTACAGGAGGCTCGAGTGGGATCGGCCGCGCGGTCGCGCTCGAAATGGCGCGCTGCGGGGTGCACATCGGTTTCTGTTTCCTCGACGAAAGCGCTCAGTCTCGCGTCGACGCGCAGGAAGTCGCGAGGGAACTTCGTCAGATGGAGGTCCGGGTCTTCTTCCGCTCCTGTGACGTGCGCGAGGCGCGCGATGTGGGCTCCTTCGTCGCGGAGGCGCATGAGGAGCTGGGCGGGCTGCACATCCTGGTGAACAACGCGGGCATCGGTCGCGATCGGGCGTTGTGGCACATGGAGGACCACGAGTGGGAGGCTGTCCTGCGTACGAATCTGGACGGAGCGTTCTACTTCACCCGCGCGGTCTCCCCGTTCATGCGCTCCCAGGAGTACGGCAAGATCGTGAATGTCACGTCGGTTCACGGCATCCGGAGTGCGTTCGGCATCTCCAACTATGCTTCTTCGAAGGCGGGTCTCATCGGTCTGACTCAGAGTGCGGCCGTCGAGCTCGGGCCGAAGAACATCAACGTCAACGCCGTTGCACCCGGGTACATCCGAACGACCCGGCTCACGCAGGGAGTGCCGTCCGAGATCCTGGATCAGGCTCGGGAGCGCTCGCCGCTCGGCCGACTCGGGGATCCCCAGGACGTGGCAGGCGTCGTGCTGTTCCTCTGTTCCGAGTCGGCGCGCCACATCACAGGAGTCACGATCCCGGTCGACGGCGGGTACCTGCTCTAG
- a CDS encoding histone deacetylase, protein MAPSVIWSPKYEVDLGPHVFVTAKYRLARERLLADRTLAEVDFTPAIPATRDELAGVHTNEFLSKVETDSLSFGERAQLEVPLTEELREAMALSCGGTLLTARTALEDGVAVHLGGGFHHAYAGHGEGFCLYNDIAVAARALRSEGAVERVAVVDLDVHHGNGTAAIFVDDDEVFTFSMHQQSNYPSLKPPSDLDIALEDGTADGEYLELLEGALPEVLDQPQPELILYLAGADPYEHDQLGGLSMTLEGLRRRDRMLLEAAAERSIPVAVVMAGGYAHRLEDTVSIHVATVEEAVGVG, encoded by the coding sequence GTGGCGCCTTCGGTCATCTGGTCTCCCAAGTACGAAGTCGATCTCGGGCCGCACGTCTTCGTGACCGCCAAGTACCGGCTCGCGCGCGAGCGGCTGCTCGCGGATCGCACGCTCGCCGAAGTCGACTTCACCCCAGCGATCCCGGCAACTCGTGACGAGCTGGCTGGCGTTCACACGAATGAGTTCCTGAGCAAGGTCGAGACGGACTCGCTGTCGTTCGGCGAACGGGCGCAGTTGGAGGTGCCGCTCACGGAGGAGCTACGGGAAGCGATGGCTCTGTCGTGTGGCGGCACGCTCCTCACGGCGCGCACGGCACTCGAGGATGGTGTGGCCGTGCACCTCGGCGGTGGCTTTCACCATGCTTACGCCGGCCACGGCGAAGGGTTCTGCTTGTACAACGACATTGCCGTGGCGGCGCGGGCCCTGCGGTCGGAGGGCGCGGTCGAACGTGTCGCTGTCGTCGATCTCGACGTGCACCACGGGAACGGAACTGCCGCGATCTTCGTCGACGACGACGAGGTCTTCACGTTTTCGATGCACCAGCAGAGCAACTACCCGTCGCTGAAACCGCCGTCGGATCTGGATATCGCTTTGGAGGACGGCACGGCGGACGGTGAATACCTGGAGCTGCTGGAGGGTGCGCTGCCGGAGGTGCTCGACCAGCCGCAGCCGGAGTTGATCCTCTATCTCGCGGGAGCGGATCCGTACGAGCACGACCAGCTAGGGGGGCTGTCGATGACGCTCGAGGGTCTGAGGCGGCGGGACCGCATGCTTCTCGAGGCTGCGGCGGAGCGGTCGATTCCGGTCGCGGTAGTGATGGCGGGCGGGTACGCGCACCGGCTCGAGGATACGGTCTCGATCCATGTTGCGACCGTGGAAGAGGCGGTCGGTGTCGGCTGA
- a CDS encoding class I SAM-dependent methyltransferase, giving the protein MTRRTNHLGDDLYRYLLDVSLREPDVLRRLREETAALPDSNMQIGPEQGQFMGLLVELIGAKYTLEVGTFTGYSALVVSLALPCDGRVITCDVSEEWTAIGKRFWEEAAQAHKIEVRLGPALDSLDGLLAQGRAGDFDFAFIDADKEGYAAYFERCLQLVRDGGLIAIDNTLWEGKVVDPEVTDGDTEAIRRFNAKLKDDERVSLSLVPIGDGLTLARKR; this is encoded by the coding sequence GTGACCCGACGCACGAACCATCTGGGCGACGATCTGTACCGATACCTGCTCGACGTGTCGCTCCGAGAGCCCGACGTGTTACGGCGTCTTCGAGAAGAGACCGCGGCGCTGCCCGACTCCAACATGCAGATCGGTCCCGAGCAGGGACAGTTCATGGGTCTGCTGGTCGAGCTGATCGGCGCGAAGTACACGCTCGAGGTCGGCACCTTCACCGGGTACAGCGCGCTCGTCGTCTCGCTGGCGTTGCCCTGCGATGGTCGAGTGATCACTTGCGACGTCAGCGAAGAGTGGACGGCCATCGGAAAGCGATTTTGGGAGGAGGCCGCGCAGGCCCACAAGATCGAGGTGCGACTAGGGCCCGCGCTGGACAGTCTCGACGGCCTGCTCGCGCAGGGCAGGGCGGGGGACTTCGACTTCGCCTTCATCGATGCCGACAAGGAAGGGTACGCGGCGTACTTCGAGCGCTGCCTGCAGCTCGTTCGTGATGGGGGCCTCATCGCGATCGACAACACCCTGTGGGAGGGCAAGGTCGTCGACCCCGAAGTGACGGACGGGGACACCGAGGCCATTCGCCGCTTCAACGCAAAGCTCAAGGACGATGAGCGCGTGAGCTTGAGTCTCGTCCCGATCGGGGACGGGCTGACGTTGGCGAGGAAGCGGTAG
- a CDS encoding NTP transferase domain-containing protein, which yields MKAVVPLAGKGTRLRPLTLSTPKPLLKVAGKAVLSFILDDLVELGVEEMVFIVGYLRDTVEAWISEQYPDLRAHYVLQEVQDGTAGAVALAEPYIDEEVLIVFADAVIEVDYGLIQDLDPGYGGVIWAMEVEDYQRYGVIVTDDAGNMARIVEKPSEPISKLANIGLYYIRDHALLFDGIRHTMSSDPGKAGEFYLTDAFQYMVDQGSRILPAPVEGWWDAGKPETLLETNEHLLRTGRGGVDPAATVEGAQIQEPVRIEAGAVVRGGRIGPNVTLESGASAFHCELEHTVVGPNAKLERSRLRQSIIGGYSSVRDAVGSLLVTDHSVVDGGA from the coding sequence ATGAAAGCCGTTGTCCCCCTGGCCGGGAAGGGTACGCGCCTCCGGCCTCTCACGCTCAGTACCCCCAAGCCTCTGTTGAAGGTTGCGGGGAAAGCTGTGCTGAGCTTCATCCTCGACGACCTGGTGGAGCTCGGGGTCGAAGAGATGGTCTTCATCGTAGGGTACCTACGTGACACGGTCGAAGCCTGGATTTCAGAGCAATACCCCGACTTGCGTGCGCACTACGTCCTACAGGAGGTCCAGGACGGCACGGCCGGCGCGGTGGCTCTGGCCGAACCGTACATCGACGAAGAGGTCCTGATCGTATTCGCTGACGCCGTGATCGAGGTCGACTACGGATTGATCCAAGACCTGGATCCCGGGTACGGCGGAGTGATCTGGGCGATGGAAGTCGAAGACTACCAACGCTACGGCGTGATCGTAACCGACGACGCGGGTAACATGGCCCGCATCGTCGAGAAGCCGTCCGAACCGATCTCGAAGCTCGCCAATATCGGGCTCTACTACATCCGGGATCACGCGCTGCTCTTCGACGGGATCCGCCACACCATGAGCTCAGATCCTGGCAAGGCGGGCGAGTTCTACCTCACGGACGCCTTCCAGTACATGGTCGATCAAGGTTCTCGCATTCTCCCTGCTCCGGTCGAGGGGTGGTGGGACGCTGGGAAGCCCGAGACGCTGCTCGAGACAAACGAGCACCTGTTGCGGACCGGTCGCGGGGGCGTGGACCCGGCAGCCACGGTCGAGGGTGCCCAGATCCAGGAGCCGGTGCGCATCGAAGCGGGCGCGGTGGTCAGGGGTGGCCGCATCGGACCGAACGTTACGCTCGAGTCCGGCGCGAGCGCGTTTCACTGCGAGCTCGAACACACGGTCGTGGGGCCGAACGCGAAGCTGGAACGGTCACGGCTTCGTCAGTCGATCATCGGGGGGTACTCAAGCGTTCGCGACGCCGTCGGATCGTTGCTGGTGACCGATCACTCCGTGGTCGATGGTGGCGCCTGA
- a CDS encoding DUF1499 domain-containing protein, which produces MTGLLRGFTQNRAHTDPASEDRRLRGRTYAIPFDRVWTESVHVAHERMRGWTVTVEDDELGVLEAESATLVWRFVDDVHISVGLDEDGQTRVDVASASRVGRGDLGRNPRTIARFLRVLDRALDVQASQILDPTLTAGGQTT; this is translated from the coding sequence TTGACCGGACTCCTGAGAGGGTTCACCCAGAATCGGGCCCACACAGACCCAGCCTCCGAGGACCGTCGCCTCAGGGGGCGGACCTACGCGATTCCGTTCGACAGGGTGTGGACCGAGTCGGTGCACGTCGCTCATGAACGGATGCGGGGTTGGACCGTCACCGTCGAGGACGACGAGCTAGGGGTGCTGGAAGCCGAATCGGCCACGCTGGTCTGGCGCTTCGTAGACGACGTCCACATCTCCGTCGGGCTGGATGAAGACGGTCAGACGCGGGTCGACGTCGCCTCCGCGTCGCGAGTGGGACGGGGAGACCTAGGCCGGAATCCACGGACGATTGCCCGATTTCTGCGCGTGCTCGATCGGGCCCTCGACGTGCAAGCCAGCCAGATCCTCGACCCGACGCTCACCGCTGGCGGGCAGACGACGTGA
- a CDS encoding DNA-3-methyladenine glycosylase 2 family protein translates to MSEPKLTTVWTGGRRKLGKDPVFGPWVKQIGTIRLPVSEVTPFYYLVRAICYQQLAGKAARTIHGRVVEALKGDVSPQKALRVREATLRGAGLSGSKYAAIRDLATKIRSGEVGVHDLDEQPDDEIIRRLVTVRGIGVWTAQMYLMFRLHRPDVWPVGDLGVRAGYAKVHGLAEYPTAKQLEPLGDVYGPWRSAAAWYCYRVLETELP, encoded by the coding sequence ATGAGCGAACCGAAGCTCACCACCGTTTGGACCGGCGGACGTCGCAAGCTCGGGAAGGACCCCGTCTTCGGGCCGTGGGTGAAGCAGATCGGCACGATCAGGCTGCCCGTCTCCGAGGTGACGCCGTTCTACTACTTGGTGCGCGCGATCTGCTATCAGCAGTTGGCGGGCAAGGCCGCTCGGACCATCCACGGACGCGTCGTCGAGGCGCTCAAGGGCGATGTGTCACCGCAAAAGGCTCTGCGGGTGAGGGAGGCCACTCTGCGCGGGGCGGGTCTGTCCGGGAGCAAGTATGCCGCGATCCGAGACCTCGCGACGAAGATCCGTTCCGGCGAGGTGGGCGTTCACGATCTCGACGAGCAGCCCGACGATGAGATCATCCGACGGCTCGTGACGGTGCGGGGCATCGGTGTCTGGACCGCTCAGATGTACCTCATGTTTCGACTGCACAGGCCCGACGTGTGGCCCGTCGGAGACCTCGGCGTGCGCGCAGGGTACGCGAAAGTACATGGGCTCGCCGAATATCCGACCGCAAAGCAGCTCGAGCCGCTCGGGGATGTCTACGGCCCGTGGCGCAGCGCGGCCGCGTGGTATTGCTACCGCGTGCTCGAGACGGAGTTGCCCTAG
- a CDS encoding response regulator transcription factor, protein MPRVLVVEDEPDTAALIADELTREGFRVETVGSDPKALNAVRRERPDLVILDRTLPGRRGGEVLEWLKAVPATSSIPVLVLTAERASRVHKEGPELGADVYLSKPVSPREIVLRVRAILRHVRGVAMSAGGRILSAGPIRVDIGSHQASLAGEELKLTPTEFRLLRALIERHGRTQSRKQLLEKAWSVESRVADRVQTRTVDMHVRRLRGKLGEVGGWIQTIRGFGYRLKVPEGVE, encoded by the coding sequence GTGCCGCGGGTCCTCGTCGTCGAAGACGAGCCCGACACCGCCGCGTTGATAGCGGATGAGCTCACGCGCGAAGGATTCCGTGTCGAGACCGTGGGCAGCGACCCCAAGGCGCTGAACGCGGTTCGGCGCGAGCGCCCGGACCTGGTTATCCTCGACCGGACGCTGCCGGGCCGGAGAGGAGGCGAAGTGCTGGAGTGGCTCAAAGCGGTGCCGGCCACCTCGAGTATTCCGGTTCTGGTACTCACGGCTGAGCGCGCGAGCCGAGTTCACAAGGAGGGACCTGAGCTTGGGGCCGATGTCTACCTGAGCAAGCCGGTCAGCCCACGCGAGATCGTGTTGCGTGTGCGCGCGATCCTACGCCACGTCCGGGGGGTCGCCATGTCGGCAGGGGGACGGATCCTGAGTGCCGGACCGATCCGCGTAGATATCGGCTCGCACCAGGCGTCCCTAGCGGGCGAGGAGCTGAAGCTGACCCCCACCGAGTTCCGCCTGCTGCGTGCGCTGATCGAACGCCACGGTCGCACGCAGAGCCGCAAGCAGTTGCTGGAGAAGGCGTGGAGCGTGGAGTCGCGCGTTGCCGATCGCGTTCAGACCCGGACCGTGGACATGCACGTGCGGCGTCTGCGCGGCAAGCTCGGCGAGGTCGGCGGCTGGATTCAGACCATTCGAGGCTTCGGCTATCGGCTCAAGGTGCCCGAAGGAGTAGAGTAG
- a CDS encoding SIMPL domain-containing protein (The SIMPL domain is named for its presence in mouse protein SIMPL (signalling molecule that associates with mouse pelle-like kinase). Bacterial member BP26, from Brucella, was shown to assemble into a channel-like structure, while YggE from E. coli has been associated with resistance to oxidative stress.), translating to MMTRRIVSTAVMLTACAATPAGAQEAGFIEVTGTGSVTIEADRAHVSFAVETRRTAAAAAAAANADAMESVLSTLRSAGLEGLSIATFGYSLRPEYSRTGADRSGVPVIDGYTAVNNVRATISDVESVGALIDLAIQSGANRISGVAFSASSAEAAQSEALIAAVEDARVKATAIATALGRELGEALEVRGGSGQPTPRTELGSLNLARVNTPVEPGDQVVRASVTVRFALGSGDSPG from the coding sequence ATGATGACGCGAAGAATCGTTTCAACAGCCGTGATGCTGACCGCGTGTGCGGCAACGCCTGCCGGTGCTCAGGAGGCCGGTTTCATCGAAGTGACGGGCACCGGTTCCGTCACCATCGAGGCCGACCGGGCCCATGTGTCGTTCGCGGTTGAGACTCGGCGCACCGCGGCCGCGGCCGCGGCGGCCGCCAACGCCGACGCCATGGAGAGTGTTCTCAGCACCCTCCGCTCGGCCGGGCTCGAGGGCTTGAGCATCGCGACCTTTGGATACTCGCTACGTCCGGAGTACAGCCGAACGGGTGCAGACCGCAGCGGGGTGCCCGTGATAGACGGCTATACGGCGGTCAACAACGTGCGGGCGACCATCAGCGACGTGGAGTCGGTGGGCGCGCTCATCGACCTGGCGATCCAGAGCGGAGCGAATCGCATCTCCGGCGTCGCGTTCAGTGCCTCGAGCGCCGAGGCGGCCCAAAGCGAAGCACTGATCGCCGCCGTCGAGGACGCTCGGGTGAAAGCGACTGCGATCGCGACCGCCCTAGGCCGGGAGCTCGGGGAGGCTCTGGAGGTGCGCGGGGGCTCCGGGCAGCCGACGCCAAGAACGGAACTGGGATCCCTGAACCTCGCTCGCGTGAACACTCCCGTCGAGCCGGGGGATCAGGTCGTGCGTGCGAGCGTCACGGTGCGCTTCGCTCTCGGTTCCGGAGACTCGCCGGGTTGA